The window CGCCCGACAGTGGGCTGATGGCCGGTTCTTGCTGAACAATGGGATCCCGTGAGCACCCAGAGCAGTCAGAGCAGCGAGAACACCGACGAGAAGGTCATCGCCCCTCCGGCCGCGGCGACCGAAAGCCGCGCGGCCGAGCCGCGTGCGCTGCCGTCCGCACCGCCCGCGGTGACCCCCGCGGCGGCCGTGACCGACCTGCCCGACGACCGGTATCTCAACCGCGAACTGTCCTGGTTGGACTTCAACGCGCGCGTGCTCGCCCTGGCCGAGGACTCTTCGCAGCCGTTGCTCGAGCGAGCCAAGTTCCTGGCGATCTTCGCCTCGAACCTCGACGAGTTCTATATGGTGCGCGTCGCCGGCCTCAAGCGGCGCAACGAGACGGGCCTGTCGGTCCGCAGCGCCGACGGCCTGACCCCGCGCGAACAGCTGGCCTACATCGCCAAGCGCAACCAGGAACTCGTCGAGCAGCACTCGCGGGCATTCGAGGAGCGGGTGCGCCCGGAGCTGGCCGAGCGCGGAATCCGCATCGCCACGTGGAACGAGATCACCGACGACGAGCGCACCCGCCTGTCGGCTTATTACCGCGACCAGGTCTTCCCGGTGCTCACACCGCTGGCCGTCGACCCCGCGCACCCGTTCCCCTATATCTCCGGCCTGTCGCTCAACCTCGCGGTGACGGTGCGCGACCCGGAGGGCGGCATCGAGCGCTTCGCCCGGGTCAAGGTGCCGGACAACGTGCCGCGGCTGGTGCCGATCGACCGCAGCGCCGACGAGCAGGTCGCGATCTTCCTGCCGCTGGAGGAACTGATCGCCGCGCACCGCAACACCCTGTTCGCGGGCATGGACGTCACCGGGGTGCACGCGTTCCGGGTCACCCGCAACGCCGACCTCGAGGTCGAGGAGGACCGCGACGAGGACCTGTTGCAGGCCCTGGAAAGGGAGCTGGCGCAGCGCCGCTTCGGCGCGTCGGTGCGCCTGGAGGTCGCGGGCGACATGACCGAGCACATGCTCGAACTGCTGCTGCGCGAGTTGGAGGTCCACCCCAACGACGTCGTCGTCGTGCAGGGACTGCTGGACCTGTCGTGCCTGTGGCAGCTCTACAGCGTGGACCGCAAGGAGCTCAAGGACCCGGTCGTCGTGCCCGCCACGCACCCGGCGTTCGGCGAACGCGAGACCCCGAAGAGCATCTTCGCCACCCTGCGCGAGGGCGACGTGATGGTGCACCACCCGTACGACTCGTTCTCCACGAGCGTGCAGCGCTTCGTCGAGCAGGCCGCGAGCGACCCGCATGTGCTGGCCATCAAGCAGACGCTGTACCGCACCTCCGGCGACTCCCCCATCGTCGACGCCCTGATCGACGCGGCCGAGGCGGGCAAGCAGGTCGTGGCGCTGGTGGAGCTGAAGGCCCGGTTCGACGAGCAGGCGAACATCAAGTGGGCGCGCGCGCTGGAGAAGGCGGGCGTGCACGTGGTGTACGGGCTGGTGGGTCTCAAGACGCACTGCAAGATCTCGCTCGTGGTGCGGCAGGAGGGGTCCACGATCCGCCGCTACTGCCACATCGGCACGGGCAACTACAACCCGAAGACCGCGCGGCTCTATGAGGACGTCGGCTTGCTCACCGCCGAGCCCACCATCGGCGCGGACCTGACCGACTTGTTCAACGTGCTCACCGGATACGCCCGGCAGGACACCTACCGGGGGCTGCTCGTGGCGCCTTACGGTGTGCGGCGCGGGATCATCGAACGGGTCGACGACGAGATCGCCCACCAGCGCGCGGGCAGGCCCGCCGGGATTCGCATCAAGGTCAACTCGTTGGTGGACGAGCAGGTCATCGACTCGCTCTACCGGGCGTCGCAGGCCGGGGTGCCGGTGGAGATCGTGGTGCGCGGCATCTGCGCGCTCAAGCCGGGGATCCCCGGGCTGAGCGAGAACATCGTGGTGCGGTCCATCCTGGGCCGGTTCCTGGAGCACTCGCGGGTGTTCGTGTTCAAGGGCTGCGACGAGCACTGGATCGGCAGCGCCGACATGATGCACCGCAACCTCGACCGGCGCGTGGAGGTCCAACTGCGGGTCACCGACAAGCGCCTCACCAGACAGTTGGACGACATGCTGGACTCGGCCCTGCACCCGGCGACCCGCTGCTGGGTCCTCTCCGGCAACGGCGACTGGCACCCCTCACCGGTGGGCGCGACTTCGGTGCGCGACCACCAGGCCGAACTTCTCAAGCGCCACCGAGCCCTGGGGTAGCCCCGTGATGAAGCCCATCCTCGCCGCCGGAGCCGTGCTGTGGCGGCGGGCGGCGGAGGTCGAGATCGCCGTGGTGCACCGCCCGCGGTACGGAGACTGGACGCTGCCCAAGGGAAAGCTCGACGACGGCGAGTCCCGCTACGCCGCGGCGGTGCGGGAAGTCGCCGAGGAGACGGGGTTCCGCTGCGCCCTGGGCCGGTCGCTGGGCCTTGTGTCGTACGCGGTGGACGGGGTGCCGAAGTCCGTCGACTACTTCGCGGCCCGGGTCGTCGACGGAGAGTTCACCGTCAACGACGAGGTCGACAAGCTGGAATGGCTGACACCCACTGCGGCGGCGGCCCGGCTGACGTACGACCACGACCGCGCGGTGTTGGCGACTTTCTGCGAGCACGGCCCGGAAACCACGACCCTGCTCCTGGTGCGCCACGGCCACGCCGGCCGCAAGGACAAATGGCCGGGCCCGGACGACGAGCGACCACTGTCGAAGACCGGCCGGGTGGAGGCGAAAGCGCTCGCGAAGCTGATTCCACTGTTCGGTCCCGACCGGGTGCACTCGGCACCGAAAACCCGGTGCGTGCAGACCGTCCAGCGGGTCGCTGAGCGGCTGCGGGTGGAGGTGCGGATGGAACCGAGGCTGGTGGAGTCCGCTCCGCTGGACAAGGCCATGGGACGGCTGCAGGAGATCGTCAGCGAGAGCGGGACGGCGGTCGTGTGCAGCCAGGGCGGAGTGATTCCCGACCTGGTCAGGGGCCTTGCCGAGGATTCCAGTGTGGACGTTGGCGAGGCCCACAGCCGCAAAGGCAGCATGTGGGTCCTCTCGTTCGTCGGGGAACGAATGGTGGGCGCTCTGTATATAAGGCAGGCGACCAACACATAGCCCAGCTACCCCACCCCGCTCGGTCGCGGTGACGTTTCGGGGGTCCCGCACGAACACGCCATCGAAGTTGGCAGTGTTCGTGCGGGACCCCCGAAACGTCACCATCAAAGCGACCGAGCCGCGCCGCCGAAGGCGGCGCCACATTACAGCGAGAACCCCGCACGGGAGAAGCGTGCGGGGTTCTCGCGATGTGCCTAGCTGACTACTTCTTGGCTGCCCGCTTGGCCGGGGTGGCCTTCGCCGTCGCCTTGGCCGCGGTGGTCTTCGCCGCGGTCGTCTTCTTGGCGGTGGTGGCCTTGGCCGCTGCCGGCTTCTTGGCCGCGGTGGTCTTCGCCGCTGCCTTGGGGGCCGCCTTGGTGGCCGTGGACTTCGCCGCGGTCGTCTTGGCCGCGGTGGTCTTCGCCGCTGCCTTCGGGGCCGCCTTGGCGGCCGTCGTCTTCGCCGCGGTGGTCTTCGCCGCCGTGGCCCTGGTGGTCGCGCGAGCCGTGGTGGCCTTGGGGGCCGCCGCGGGCTTCGCCGCTGCCGCGCGGGTTCGCGTGGTGGTGCTACGCGTTGCCGTGGGACGTGCCGTGGTGCCCGCCGCCGCCCGGGTGGTCCGGGTCGCCGTCGCGGTACCGCGAGCCGCGGGGGCCTTGGCCGCCGCTGCCGCCGGACGAGTGGCCGCCACCTTGGGCAGCTTCTTCGTCCCGCTCACGACCTCCTTGAACATCGTGCCCGCGCGGAACGCGGGAACGTTGGTCTTCTTCACCTTCACCGTCTCGCCGGTGCGAGGGTTGCGCGCGGTGCGGGCAGCGCGAGCGCGCTTCTCGAACACGCCGAAGCCGGTGATGTTGACCTTCTCGCCCTTGTTGACCGTACGAACGATCACGTCGACGAGACCGTCGACCGCAGCGCCTGCGGCCTTCTTGTCGCCAAGACGCTCGGACAACGCCTCGATGAGTTGGGCCTTGTTCACCCTTCAGTCCTCCGTTTGAGACCACACTGCCGTTAACGGCCCAATTTGGCCGACTTCAGGCCACCGTATGCCTATAGGCGCGTAATTTCCACGCGACGCGCCCGATTTTTCCTTGCATCGTGCGATGTTCGGCCCTCTGGGGGGTCGAAATCGGCGAAATCGGGTGCGTCGCGCTGAAAGTCGGCGGCTGGATTGTGGTCCTCGGATACCCCTTGCGGGAAGGGAATCCGGGAGTGGATCAGGGGGCGGCGAGGGGTGTGGTGACCGGCTTCCACTTGGGCCTGGCCTGCTCGAACTCGGTCACGGCGGCCTCGTGGCGCAGGGTCAGGGCGATGTCGTCGAGCCCTTCGAGCAGCCGCCAGCGGGTGTAGTCGTCCACGAAGAACGGGGCGGTGAAGTCCTTTGCCCGGACGGTCTTCTCGACCAGGTCCACCGTGACCTCGGTGCCCGGCTCGGCCTCGAGGATCTTCCAGAGCAGCTCGATATCAGACTGCTCGCACTGGGCGGCCACCAGGCCCTGCTTGCCCGCGTTGCCGCGGAAGATGTCGGCGAACCGCGACGAGATGACGACCCGGAACCCGTAGTTCGACAGGGCCCAGACCGCGTGCTCGCGGGAGGATCCGGTGCCGAAGTCCGGTCCGGCGACCAGGACACTGCCCGCCCGGTAGGGCTCCTGGTTCAGGATGAACTGCTCGTCGGCGCGCCAGGCGGCGAACAGGCCGTCCTCGAAACCGGTCCGGGTGACCCGCTTGAGGTAGACGGCCGGGATGATCTGGTCGGTGTCCACGTTGGACCGGCGCAGCGGCACCCCGACGCCGGTGTGGGTGGTGAACGGCTCCATGGTGTTTCTCCGTCCTCAGTTCAGGTCGTCGGGGGTGGACAGGGTGCCGCGGACCGCGGTGGCGGCGGCGACGAGCGGGGACACCAGGTGGGTGCGGCCGCCCTTGCCCTGCCTGCCCTCGAAGTTGCGGTTCGACGTCGACGCGCTGCGCTCGCCGGGGGCGAGCTGGTCGGGGTTCATGCCCAGGCACATCGAGCAGCCCGCCTGCCGCCACTCGGCGCCCGCGTCGAGGAAGACCTTGTCCAGGCCTTCGGATTCGGCCTGCGCGCGCACCCGCATCGAGCCGGGCACCACGAGCATCCGCACGTTCTCGGCCACGTGGTGGCCGCGGATGATGTCCGCCGCCGCCCGCAGGTCCTCGATGCGGCCGTTGGTGCAGGAGCCCAGGAACACCGTGTCGACGTGGATGTCGCGCAGCGGCGTGCCGGGGATGAGGTCCATGTACGTCAGCGCCTTTTCGGCGGCGACGCGCTCGTTCTCGTCGGCGATGTCGGCCGGGTTCGGGACGCTCGCGGTGAGCGGCAGACCCTGGCCGGGGTTGGTGCCCCACGTCACGAACGGCGCGAGCGAGTCGGCGTCGATGACGATTTCCTCGTCGAAGACGGCGTCGTCGTCGGTGCGCAGTTCGCGCCAGGCGGCGACGGCGGCGTCCCAGTCCTCGCCCTGGGGGGCGTGCGGACGGCCCTTGAGGTACTCGAAAGTCGTGTCGTCGGGCGCGATCATGCCCGCGCGGGCACCCGCCTCGATGGACATGTTGCAGACCGTCATCCGGGCTTCCATCGACAGCGTCTCGATGGCGCTGCCGCGGTACTCCAGGACGTAGCCCTGGCCGCCGCCGGTGCCGATCTGGGCGATCACCGCGAGGATCACGTCCTTCGCGGTGACACCGTGGCGCAGCTCACCGTTCACGGTGATCGCCATCGTCTTGAATGGACGCAGCGGCAGGGTCTGGGTCGCCATCACGTGTTCGACCTCGGACGTGCCGATGCCGAAGGCCAGCGCGCCGAACGCGCCGTGCGTGGAGGTGTGGCTGTCGCCGCACACCACGGTCATGCCGGGCTGGGTGAGGCCGAGCTGCGGGCCGACGACGTGCACGATGCCCTGCTCGACATCGCCCATCGGGTGCAGCCGCACGCCGAACTCCGCGCAGTTGCGGCGGAGCGTCTCGACCTGGGTGCGTGACACCGGATCAGCGATTGGGAGGTCGATCCCAATCGTTGGCACGTTGTGGTCCTCGGTGGCGATGGTCAGATCGGGCCTGCGCACCGGCCGACCGGCCAGCCGCAGACCGTCGAACGCCTGCGGACTGGTCACCTCGTGAATGAGGTGCAGGTCGATGTAGA is drawn from Actinokineospora alba and contains these coding sequences:
- a CDS encoding NUDIX hydrolase, with the translated sequence MKPILAAGAVLWRRAAEVEIAVVHRPRYGDWTLPKGKLDDGESRYAAAVREVAEETGFRCALGRSLGLVSYAVDGVPKSVDYFAARVVDGEFTVNDEVDKLEWLTPTAAAARLTYDHDRAVLATFCEHGPETTTLLLVRHGHAGRKDKWPGPDDERPLSKTGRVEAKALAKLIPLFGPDRVHSAPKTRCVQTVQRVAERLRVEVRMEPRLVESAPLDKAMGRLQEIVSESGTAVVCSQGGVIPDLVRGLAEDSSVDVGEAHSRKGSMWVLSFVGERMVGALYIRQATNT
- a CDS encoding HU family DNA-binding protein; this encodes MNKAQLIEALSERLGDKKAAGAAVDGLVDVIVRTVNKGEKVNITGFGVFEKRARAARTARNPRTGETVKVKKTNVPAFRAGTMFKEVVSGTKKLPKVAATRPAAAAAKAPAARGTATATRTTRAAAGTTARPTATRSTTTRTRAAAAKPAAAPKATTARATTRATAAKTTAAKTTAAKAAPKAAAKTTAAKTTAAKSTATKAAPKAAAKTTAAKKPAAAKATTAKKTTAAKTTAAKATAKATPAKRAAKK
- the leuC gene encoding 3-isopropylmalate dehydratase large subunit; amino-acid sequence: MAKTLAEKVWDQHVVRRGDGAEPDLLYIDLHLIHEVTSPQAFDGLRLAGRPVRRPDLTIATEDHNVPTIGIDLPIADPVSRTQVETLRRNCAEFGVRLHPMGDVEQGIVHVVGPQLGLTQPGMTVVCGDSHTSTHGAFGALAFGIGTSEVEHVMATQTLPLRPFKTMAITVNGELRHGVTAKDVILAVIAQIGTGGGQGYVLEYRGSAIETLSMEARMTVCNMSIEAGARAGMIAPDDTTFEYLKGRPHAPQGEDWDAAVAAWRELRTDDDAVFDEEIVIDADSLAPFVTWGTNPGQGLPLTASVPNPADIADENERVAAEKALTYMDLIPGTPLRDIHVDTVFLGSCTNGRIEDLRAAADIIRGHHVAENVRMLVVPGSMRVRAQAESEGLDKVFLDAGAEWRQAGCSMCLGMNPDQLAPGERSASTSNRNFEGRQGKGGRTHLVSPLVAAATAVRGTLSTPDDLN
- the leuD gene encoding 3-isopropylmalate dehydratase small subunit; translated protein: MEPFTTHTGVGVPLRRSNVDTDQIIPAVYLKRVTRTGFEDGLFAAWRADEQFILNQEPYRAGSVLVAGPDFGTGSSREHAVWALSNYGFRVVISSRFADIFRGNAGKQGLVAAQCEQSDIELLWKILEAEPGTEVTVDLVEKTVRAKDFTAPFFVDDYTRWRLLEGLDDIALTLRHEAAVTEFEQARPKWKPVTTPLAAP
- a CDS encoding RNA degradosome polyphosphate kinase; translation: MAPPAAATESRAAEPRALPSAPPAVTPAAAVTDLPDDRYLNRELSWLDFNARVLALAEDSSQPLLERAKFLAIFASNLDEFYMVRVAGLKRRNETGLSVRSADGLTPREQLAYIAKRNQELVEQHSRAFEERVRPELAERGIRIATWNEITDDERTRLSAYYRDQVFPVLTPLAVDPAHPFPYISGLSLNLAVTVRDPEGGIERFARVKVPDNVPRLVPIDRSADEQVAIFLPLEELIAAHRNTLFAGMDVTGVHAFRVTRNADLEVEEDRDEDLLQALERELAQRRFGASVRLEVAGDMTEHMLELLLRELEVHPNDVVVVQGLLDLSCLWQLYSVDRKELKDPVVVPATHPAFGERETPKSIFATLREGDVMVHHPYDSFSTSVQRFVEQAASDPHVLAIKQTLYRTSGDSPIVDALIDAAEAGKQVVALVELKARFDEQANIKWARALEKAGVHVVYGLVGLKTHCKISLVVRQEGSTIRRYCHIGTGNYNPKTARLYEDVGLLTAEPTIGADLTDLFNVLTGYARQDTYRGLLVAPYGVRRGIIERVDDEIAHQRAGRPAGIRIKVNSLVDEQVIDSLYRASQAGVPVEIVVRGICALKPGIPGLSENIVVRSILGRFLEHSRVFVFKGCDEHWIGSADMMHRNLDRRVEVQLRVTDKRLTRQLDDMLDSALHPATRCWVLSGNGDWHPSPVGATSVRDHQAELLKRHRALG